The following coding sequences lie in one Stigmatopora nigra isolate UIUO_SnigA chromosome 4, RoL_Snig_1.1, whole genome shotgun sequence genomic window:
- the kcnt1b gene encoding potassium channel subfamily T member 1 isoform X1, which produces MNVFFNLRGSIVRQMVEDRQAPEAAMSPPRRSSSSHGDSRPSTESTQRNNSSNSGVILDISALKMAEVETEVPPLPPRYRFRDLLLGDQTFQNDDRYQEEYSMDSTNAQVQVEFYVNENTFKERLKLFFIKNQRSSLRIRLFNFSLKILTCVLYIVRVSLHDPMQTNANPCAIIRNSSWPNSGGESPEINWKLIFWVTRPDPLWGIQVTVALISFWETMLITYLSYKGNIWEQIFQISFILEMINTVPFIITIFWPPLRNIFVPVFLNCWLAKGALENMINDFHRAIQRTHSAMFNQVVILICTLLCLVFTGACGIQHLERAGKNLSLFDSFYFCIVTFSTVGYGDVTPQIWPSQLLVVILICVALVVLPLQFEELAYLWMERQKLGGNYSRHRAQTEKHVVLCVSSLKIDLLMDFLNEFYAHPRLQDYYVVILCPTDIDIQVRRILQIPLWSQRVIYLQGSALKDQDLMRAKMDDAEACFILSSRNEGDRTAADHQTILRAWAAKDFAPNCPLYVQILKPENKFHVKFADHVVCEEEFKYAMLALNCVCPAMSTLVTLLVHTSRGQEGQLSPEQWQRMYGRCSGNEVYHIRLCDSKFFGEYDGKSFTYASFHAHKKYGVCLIGVKREDNKSILLNPGPRHIMAAADTCYYINITKEENSAFIFKQEEKHNKNLSLSGLYDAPSRLPVHSIIASMGEFFSAQSRRERVVVIHVPSSLGTVAFDLQNPDPPEDSSKLAPPTENGAGSRRPSIAPVLEIADSCAILPCDLLSDQSEDETNPSDEEGSVGSDFVKGYPPNSPYIGSSPTLCHLLPQKAPFCCLRLDKGCTHNSFEDAKAYGFKNKLIIVSAETAGNGLYNFIVPLRAYYRPRKELNPIVLLLDYKPDNHFLEAICCFPMVYFMEGTIDNLDNLLQCGIIYADNLVVVDKESTMSAEEDYMADAKTIVNVQTMFRLFPSLSIITELTHPSNMRFMQFRAKDCYSLALSKLEKIERDKGSNLAFMFRLPFAAGRVFSISMLDTLLYQSFVKDYMIVIARLLLGLDTTPGSGYLCVMKITEEDLWIRTYGRLFQKLCSSSAEIPMGIYRTESHVFATSESKDSYVQSQVSINVEEDRRERKESWKEKNTEPSERPLLRKKSMQWARRLSRKSVGGGKPSSRAERISQQRLDLYRRSERQELSELVKNRMKHLGLPTVGYEDVSNLTASDVMNRVNLGYLQELQDVSEQPFTDGKRPSDEMNDHQNTLSYVLINPPPDTVLELNDIVYVIRSDPLAHVPEESQPGQNRGARNQTRSLPETRNETHL; this is translated from the exons ATGAATGTCTTTTTCAACTTAAGGGGCTCCATTGTCAGGCAGATGGTGGAAGACAGACAAGCTCCAG AGGCAGCCATGAGCCCTCCACGCCGATCTTCGAGTTCCCATGGCGACAG CAGGCCGTCAACGGAAAGCACCCAAAGGAACAACAGCAGCAATTCTGGCGTCATCCTGGACATTTCGGCTCTCAAAATGGCCGAAGTGGAGACCGAAGTTCCTCCTCTTCCGCCTCGTTATCGCTTCAGGGACCTCCTGCTGGGCGACCAGACTTTTCAGAACGACGACAG GTATCAGGAAGAGTACAGTATGGACTCCACCAATGCCCA GGTGCAGGTTGAGTTCTACGTCAACGAAAACACCTTCAAAGAGAGACTGAAGCTTTTCTTCATCAAAAACCAAAGGTCAA GCTTGAGGATCCGCCTGTTCAACTTCTCCTTGAAGATCCTCACCTGCGTCCTTTACATCGTGAGAGTCAGTCTTCACGACCCCATGCAGACCAACGCCAACCCTTG CGCAATCATCCGGAATTCCAGCTGGCCAAATTCGGGGGGAGAATCTCCAGAAAtcaactg gaaaTTAATTTTCTGGGTCACCAGACCAGATCCATTGTGGGGTATCCAG gtTACAGTGGCTTTAATCAGTTTTTGGGAGACTATGCTAATCACATATCTCAGCTACAAG GGCAACATTTGGGAGCAAATATTCCAGATATCCTTCATATTGGAGATGATCAACACCGTGCCATTTATTATCACC ATTTTCTGGCCTCCTTTACGCAACATATTTGTCCCTGTTTTTCTAAACTGCTGGCTAGCCAAAGGAGCCCTGGAAAACATGATC AACGACTTCCACCGGGCCATCCAGAGGACCCACTCGGCCATGTTCAACCAAGTGGTCATCCTCATCTGCACTTTACTGTGTCTGGTTTTCACCGG GGCTTGCGGGATCCAGCACTTGGAGAGGGCCGGGAAGAACCTGAGCCTCTTCGACTCCTTCTACTTCTGCATCGTGACCTTCTCCACGGTGGGCTACGGAGACGTGACGCCGCAGATCTGGCCCTCGCAGCTCCTGGTGGTCATCCTCATCTGTGTGGCCCTGGTGGTGCTCCCTCTGCAG TTCGAAGAGTTGGCCTACCTGTGGATGGAGAGACAGAAACTGGGCGGAAACTACAGTCGCCACCGAGCACAGACGGAGAAACACGTGGTTTTGTGCGTCAGCTCGCTGAAGATAGACCTGCTCATGGACTTCCTCAACGAGTTCTACGCGCACCCCAGGTTGCAG GATTATTACGTGGTGATCCTGTGCCCGACGGACATCGATATCCAGGTTCGGCGAATCCTTCAAATTCCTCTCTGGTCTCAGAGGGTCATCTACCTTCAAGGCTCGGCGCTCAAAGACCAGGACCTGATGAGGGCCAA AATGGACGACGCCGAGGCATGTTTCATCTTAAGCAGTCGGAACGAGGGCGACAGAACTGCTGCA GATCATCAGACTATTTTGAGGGCTTGGGCAGCAAAGGACTTTGCTCCGAATTGTCCACTTTATGTCCAAATTCTTAAGCCAGAGAACAAATTTCATGTTAAATTTgcag ATCACGTGGTATGCGAAGAGGAGTTCAAGTACGCCATGTTGGCATTGAACTGCGTATGTCCCGCCATGTCCACCTTAGTGACTCTCCTCGTCCACACGTCTAGAGGACA GGAAGGCCAGTTGTCCCCGGAGCAGTGGCAAAGGATGTACGGCCGTTGCTCCGGTAACGAAGTCTACCACATCCGATTGTGCGACAGCAAGTTTTTCGGAGAGTACGACGGAAAGAGCTTCACATACGCCTCCTTTCATGCTCATAAGAA GTACGGGGTGTGCCTGATCGGCGTCAAACGGGAAGACAACAAGAGCATCCTATTGAACCCCGGTCCGCGTCACATCATGGCCGCTGCGGACACCTGCTACTACATCAACATCACCAAAGAGGAGAACTCGGCCTTCATCTTCAAACAGGAAGAGAAGCACAACAAGAACTTGTCTCTTTCCGGTCTCTACGACGCCCCCTCCAGGCTGCCCGTGCATAGCATCATCGCCAGCATGGGTGAGTTTTTTTCTGCCCAGTCCCGACGTGAACGAGTGGTCGTCATCCATGTGCCCTCGTCCTTAGGCACGGTGGCCTTTGACCTCCAGAACCCGGACCCCCCCGAGGACAGCAGCAAACTAGCCCCGCCCACGGAGAACGGCGCCGGGAGCCGGCGTCCAAGCATCGCGCCGGTCTTGGAGATCGCCGACTCTTGCGCCATCCTGCCGTGCGACCTCCTCAGCGACCAGTCGGAGGACGAGACCAACCCGTCGGACGAGGAAGGCTCCGTCGGCTCGGA CTTTGTGAAGGGCTACCCCCCCAACTCCCCCTACATCGGCAGCTCTCCGACGTTGTGCCACCTCCTCCCGCAGAAAGCGCCATTTTGTTGCCTGCGCTTGGACAAG GGCTGCACGCACAACAGCTTCGAAGACGCCAAGGCCTACGGTTTCAAGAACAAGCTGATCATCGTGTCGGCCGAGACGGCGGGGAACGGTCTGTACAACTTCATCGTGCCGCTGCGGGCGTACTACCGGCCCAGGAAGGAGCTCAACCCCATCGTGCTCCTGCTGGACTACAA GCCAGATAACCACTTCTTGGAGGCCATCTGCTGCTTCCCCATGGTCTACTTCATGGAGGGCACCATCGATAA CTTGGACAACCTGCTGCAGTGCGGAATCATCTACGCCGACAATTTAGTGGTGGTGGACAAGGAGAGCACCATGAGCGCCGAAGAGGACTACATGGCCGACGCCAAGACCATCGTCAACGTCCAGACCATGTTCAG ACTGTTCCCCAGCCTCAGCATCATCACCGAGCTCACTCATCCGTCCAACATGAGGTTCATGCAGTTCCGAGCCAAGGACTGCTACTCGCTCGCTCTTTCCAAACTGGAAAAG atAGAACGAGACAAGGGCTCCAATCTGGCCTTCATGTTTCGCCTCCCATTCGCCGCCGGCCGCGTCTTCAGCATCAGCATGCTGGATACGCTGCTCTACCAG TCTTTCGTGAAGGACTACATGATCGTCATCGCCAGGCTTCTTCTGGGTTTGGACACCACGCCCGGTTCTGGCTATTTGTGCGTG ATGAAGATCACAGAGGAGGACCTGTGGATTCGAACCTACGGCAGACTGTTCCAAAAACTGTGTTCCTCCAGCGCCGAGATCCCCATGGGGATCTACCGCACCGAGTCGCACGTCTTCGCCACGTCCGAG AGCAAGGACAGCTATGTTCAG TCTCAGGTGTCCATCAACGTGGAGGAGGATCGTCGCGAGCGCAAGGAGTCGTGGAAAGAGAAGAACACGGAGCCGTCGGAGCGCCCCCTGCTGAGGAAGAAGAGCATGCAGTGGGCGCGCAGGCTGAGCCGAAAGAGCGTCGGCGGCGGAAAGCCGTCCAGCCGGGCCGAGCGCATCTCGCAACAGCGTCTGGACCTGTACCGCCGCTCCGAACGCCAGGAGCTGTCTGAGCTGGTCAAAAACCGCATGAAGCACTTGGGCCTGCCCACTGTCGGATACG AGGACGTTTCGAACCTGACCGCGAGCGACGTGATGAATCGAGTCAATCTGGGATATTTGCAAG AGTTGCAGGACGTATCAGAGCAGCCGTTTACGGACGGGAAGCGGCCGTCAG ATGAGATGAACGACCACCAGAACACGCTGTCCTACGTCCTCATCAATCCACCCCCGGACACTGTCTTGGAACTCAACGACATCGT GTACGTGATTCGCTCCGACCCCCTGGCGCACGTCCCCGAGGAGTCCCAGCCGGGTCAGAACCGCGGCGCCCGGAATCAGACGCGTTCGCTGCcggagaccagaaacgagacgCACCTGTGA
- the kcnt1b gene encoding potassium channel subfamily T member 1 isoform X3: protein MNVFFNLRGSIVRQMVEDRQAPEAAMSPPRRSSSSHGDSRPSTESTQRNNSSNSGVILDISALKMAEVETEVPPLPPRYRFRDLLLGDQTFQNDDRYQEEYSMDSTNAQVQVEFYVNENTFKERLKLFFIKNQRSSLRIRLFNFSLKILTCVLYIVRVSLHDPMQTNANPCAIIRNSSWPNSGGESPEINWKLIFWVTRPDPLWGIQVTVALISFWETMLITYLSYKGNIWEQIFQISFILEMINTVPFIITIFWPPLRNIFVPVFLNCWLAKGALENMINDFHRAIQRTHSAMFNQVVILICTLLCLVFTGACGIQHLERAGKNLSLFDSFYFCIVTFSTVGYGDVTPQIWPSQLLVVILICVALVVLPLQFEELAYLWMERQKLGGNYSRHRAQTEKHVVLCVSSLKIDLLMDFLNEFYAHPRLQDYYVVILCPTDIDIQVRRILQIPLWSQRVIYLQGSALKDQDLMRAKMDDAEACFILSSRNEGDRTAADHQTILRAWAAKDFAPNCPLYVQILKPENKFHVKFADHVVCEEEFKYAMLALNCVCPAMSTLVTLLVHTSRGQEGQLSPEQWQRMYGRCSGNEVYHIRLCDSKFFGEYDGKSFTYASFHAHKKYGVCLIGVKREDNKSILLNPGPRHIMAAADTCYYINITKEENSAFIFKQEEKHNKNLSLSGLYDAPSRLPVHSIIASMGTVAFDLQNPDPPEDSSKLAPPTENGAGSRRPSIAPVLEIADSCAILPCDLLSDQSEDETNPSDEEGSVGSDFVKGYPPNSPYIGSSPTLCHLLPQKAPFCCLRLDKGCTHNSFEDAKAYGFKNKLIIVSAETAGNGLYNFIVPLRAYYRPRKELNPIVLLLDYKPDNHFLEAICCFPMVYFMEGTIDNLDNLLQCGIIYADNLVVVDKESTMSAEEDYMADAKTIVNVQTMFRLFPSLSIITELTHPSNMRFMQFRAKDCYSLALSKLEKIERDKGSNLAFMFRLPFAAGRVFSISMLDTLLYQSFVKDYMIVIARLLLGLDTTPGSGYLCVMKITEEDLWIRTYGRLFQKLCSSSAEIPMGIYRTESHVFATSESKDSYVQSQVSINVEEDRRERKESWKEKNTEPSERPLLRKKSMQWARRLSRKSVGGGKPSSRAERISQQRLDLYRRSERQELSELVKNRMKHLGLPTVGYEDVSNLTASDVMNRVNLGYLQELQDVSEQPFTDGKRPSDEMNDHQNTLSYVLINPPPDTVLELNDIVYVIRSDPLAHVPEESQPGQNRGARNQTRSLPETRNETHL from the exons ATGAATGTCTTTTTCAACTTAAGGGGCTCCATTGTCAGGCAGATGGTGGAAGACAGACAAGCTCCAG AGGCAGCCATGAGCCCTCCACGCCGATCTTCGAGTTCCCATGGCGACAG CAGGCCGTCAACGGAAAGCACCCAAAGGAACAACAGCAGCAATTCTGGCGTCATCCTGGACATTTCGGCTCTCAAAATGGCCGAAGTGGAGACCGAAGTTCCTCCTCTTCCGCCTCGTTATCGCTTCAGGGACCTCCTGCTGGGCGACCAGACTTTTCAGAACGACGACAG GTATCAGGAAGAGTACAGTATGGACTCCACCAATGCCCA GGTGCAGGTTGAGTTCTACGTCAACGAAAACACCTTCAAAGAGAGACTGAAGCTTTTCTTCATCAAAAACCAAAGGTCAA GCTTGAGGATCCGCCTGTTCAACTTCTCCTTGAAGATCCTCACCTGCGTCCTTTACATCGTGAGAGTCAGTCTTCACGACCCCATGCAGACCAACGCCAACCCTTG CGCAATCATCCGGAATTCCAGCTGGCCAAATTCGGGGGGAGAATCTCCAGAAAtcaactg gaaaTTAATTTTCTGGGTCACCAGACCAGATCCATTGTGGGGTATCCAG gtTACAGTGGCTTTAATCAGTTTTTGGGAGACTATGCTAATCACATATCTCAGCTACAAG GGCAACATTTGGGAGCAAATATTCCAGATATCCTTCATATTGGAGATGATCAACACCGTGCCATTTATTATCACC ATTTTCTGGCCTCCTTTACGCAACATATTTGTCCCTGTTTTTCTAAACTGCTGGCTAGCCAAAGGAGCCCTGGAAAACATGATC AACGACTTCCACCGGGCCATCCAGAGGACCCACTCGGCCATGTTCAACCAAGTGGTCATCCTCATCTGCACTTTACTGTGTCTGGTTTTCACCGG GGCTTGCGGGATCCAGCACTTGGAGAGGGCCGGGAAGAACCTGAGCCTCTTCGACTCCTTCTACTTCTGCATCGTGACCTTCTCCACGGTGGGCTACGGAGACGTGACGCCGCAGATCTGGCCCTCGCAGCTCCTGGTGGTCATCCTCATCTGTGTGGCCCTGGTGGTGCTCCCTCTGCAG TTCGAAGAGTTGGCCTACCTGTGGATGGAGAGACAGAAACTGGGCGGAAACTACAGTCGCCACCGAGCACAGACGGAGAAACACGTGGTTTTGTGCGTCAGCTCGCTGAAGATAGACCTGCTCATGGACTTCCTCAACGAGTTCTACGCGCACCCCAGGTTGCAG GATTATTACGTGGTGATCCTGTGCCCGACGGACATCGATATCCAGGTTCGGCGAATCCTTCAAATTCCTCTCTGGTCTCAGAGGGTCATCTACCTTCAAGGCTCGGCGCTCAAAGACCAGGACCTGATGAGGGCCAA AATGGACGACGCCGAGGCATGTTTCATCTTAAGCAGTCGGAACGAGGGCGACAGAACTGCTGCA GATCATCAGACTATTTTGAGGGCTTGGGCAGCAAAGGACTTTGCTCCGAATTGTCCACTTTATGTCCAAATTCTTAAGCCAGAGAACAAATTTCATGTTAAATTTgcag ATCACGTGGTATGCGAAGAGGAGTTCAAGTACGCCATGTTGGCATTGAACTGCGTATGTCCCGCCATGTCCACCTTAGTGACTCTCCTCGTCCACACGTCTAGAGGACA GGAAGGCCAGTTGTCCCCGGAGCAGTGGCAAAGGATGTACGGCCGTTGCTCCGGTAACGAAGTCTACCACATCCGATTGTGCGACAGCAAGTTTTTCGGAGAGTACGACGGAAAGAGCTTCACATACGCCTCCTTTCATGCTCATAAGAA GTACGGGGTGTGCCTGATCGGCGTCAAACGGGAAGACAACAAGAGCATCCTATTGAACCCCGGTCCGCGTCACATCATGGCCGCTGCGGACACCTGCTACTACATCAACATCACCAAAGAGGAGAACTCGGCCTTCATCTTCAAACAGGAAGAGAAGCACAACAAGAACTTGTCTCTTTCCGGTCTCTACGACGCCCCCTCCAGGCTGCCCGTGCATAGCATCATCGCCAGCATGG GCACGGTGGCCTTTGACCTCCAGAACCCGGACCCCCCCGAGGACAGCAGCAAACTAGCCCCGCCCACGGAGAACGGCGCCGGGAGCCGGCGTCCAAGCATCGCGCCGGTCTTGGAGATCGCCGACTCTTGCGCCATCCTGCCGTGCGACCTCCTCAGCGACCAGTCGGAGGACGAGACCAACCCGTCGGACGAGGAAGGCTCCGTCGGCTCGGA CTTTGTGAAGGGCTACCCCCCCAACTCCCCCTACATCGGCAGCTCTCCGACGTTGTGCCACCTCCTCCCGCAGAAAGCGCCATTTTGTTGCCTGCGCTTGGACAAG GGCTGCACGCACAACAGCTTCGAAGACGCCAAGGCCTACGGTTTCAAGAACAAGCTGATCATCGTGTCGGCCGAGACGGCGGGGAACGGTCTGTACAACTTCATCGTGCCGCTGCGGGCGTACTACCGGCCCAGGAAGGAGCTCAACCCCATCGTGCTCCTGCTGGACTACAA GCCAGATAACCACTTCTTGGAGGCCATCTGCTGCTTCCCCATGGTCTACTTCATGGAGGGCACCATCGATAA CTTGGACAACCTGCTGCAGTGCGGAATCATCTACGCCGACAATTTAGTGGTGGTGGACAAGGAGAGCACCATGAGCGCCGAAGAGGACTACATGGCCGACGCCAAGACCATCGTCAACGTCCAGACCATGTTCAG ACTGTTCCCCAGCCTCAGCATCATCACCGAGCTCACTCATCCGTCCAACATGAGGTTCATGCAGTTCCGAGCCAAGGACTGCTACTCGCTCGCTCTTTCCAAACTGGAAAAG atAGAACGAGACAAGGGCTCCAATCTGGCCTTCATGTTTCGCCTCCCATTCGCCGCCGGCCGCGTCTTCAGCATCAGCATGCTGGATACGCTGCTCTACCAG TCTTTCGTGAAGGACTACATGATCGTCATCGCCAGGCTTCTTCTGGGTTTGGACACCACGCCCGGTTCTGGCTATTTGTGCGTG ATGAAGATCACAGAGGAGGACCTGTGGATTCGAACCTACGGCAGACTGTTCCAAAAACTGTGTTCCTCCAGCGCCGAGATCCCCATGGGGATCTACCGCACCGAGTCGCACGTCTTCGCCACGTCCGAG AGCAAGGACAGCTATGTTCAG TCTCAGGTGTCCATCAACGTGGAGGAGGATCGTCGCGAGCGCAAGGAGTCGTGGAAAGAGAAGAACACGGAGCCGTCGGAGCGCCCCCTGCTGAGGAAGAAGAGCATGCAGTGGGCGCGCAGGCTGAGCCGAAAGAGCGTCGGCGGCGGAAAGCCGTCCAGCCGGGCCGAGCGCATCTCGCAACAGCGTCTGGACCTGTACCGCCGCTCCGAACGCCAGGAGCTGTCTGAGCTGGTCAAAAACCGCATGAAGCACTTGGGCCTGCCCACTGTCGGATACG AGGACGTTTCGAACCTGACCGCGAGCGACGTGATGAATCGAGTCAATCTGGGATATTTGCAAG AGTTGCAGGACGTATCAGAGCAGCCGTTTACGGACGGGAAGCGGCCGTCAG ATGAGATGAACGACCACCAGAACACGCTGTCCTACGTCCTCATCAATCCACCCCCGGACACTGTCTTGGAACTCAACGACATCGT GTACGTGATTCGCTCCGACCCCCTGGCGCACGTCCCCGAGGAGTCCCAGCCGGGTCAGAACCGCGGCGCCCGGAATCAGACGCGTTCGCTGCcggagaccagaaacgagacgCACCTGTGA